A stretch of Monomorium pharaonis isolate MP-MQ-018 chromosome 7, ASM1337386v2, whole genome shotgun sequence DNA encodes these proteins:
- the LOC105839191 gene encoding CKLF-like MARVEL transmembrane domain-containing protein 4 — protein sequence MDQGFPGQHTTTTTVTTTTTTTQPNIRFDPSYVRTLPGMLKVVQVVLNLLGFICITTSTLSSHSRGGWFNTVAMGGFWFTGILLVLYLFHIVEKFARIPWIKIEFVFCTIWTIFYLLAASLAADYARASEAFGVAAFFGFCAMVVYGYDAWLKFKAAKSGALAQGQSTPKQTSAVTSPAY from the exons ATGGATCAAGGCTTCCCGGGGCAGCACACCACCACGACCACCGTGACGACCACCACCACGACGACTCAGCCGAATATACGGTTCGATCCGTCATACGTGAGGACGTTGCCGGGCATGCTGAAGGTCGTACAAGTG GTGCTAAATCTCCTGGGATTTATATGCATAACGACGTCGACTCTTAGCAGCCACAGCCGGGGAGGATGGTTCAATACCGTGGCCATGGGCGGCTTCTGGTTCACGGGGATCCTGCTCGTCCTCTATCTGTTCCACATTGTGGAAAAGTTTGCCAGGATCCCTTGGATTAAAATC GAATTCGTATTCTGCACCATATGGACCATTTTCTATCTGTTGGCCGCTTCCCTCGCAGCCGACTATGCGCGTGCCTCGGAGGCTTTCGGTGTTGCTGCG TTCTTTGGATTTTGCGCAATGGTGGTGTACGGCTACGATGCTTGGCTGAAGTTTAAAGCGGCGAAGAGCGGAGCATTGGCGCAGGGCCAGAGCACGCCGAAACAAACGTCCGCTGTCACCAGTCCGGCGTATTAG